The Saprospiraceae bacterium genome contains the following window.
CATAATAGAAAGGCACAAAACTGATTGCATAAAGATGTGTTCGGTCAATAACCCACATCAGACTGAATACAATTCCAATGATCCACATCAAATTTCCGAGTCGATCGAAACCAGGGATATAATCTAAATCAACATTTCGTTTTATTATGTACAATGTTAAAATCATCATAAAAACTGGTAATACTTGCAATAATAAATCTGTTTCAAGGATGCTTCTTTTTCAAACAAAAGAAATACACATTAAGGGTAATAGAAAAATTCCTGGAATACAAACTGCATAAATAATTCCGGATAAAAAAGTATTCCAGGGTGGCATTTGCAGATCTTTTCCTGCGACCGCACAGATCAATAAGGTCAACAAGAAGAACAATCCAAAATAATACAAAATGAACATGGGCTTCAATTGGACCCATTCGAAGAATTGTTGTAAAGTCATTCCAGTTGGATTAAATTTCTAAAAATAATTTCACAGGATCTTCCAATAAATCTTTTAATTTCACTAAAAAAGTAACTGAAGACGAACCATCTATAACCCGATGATCATAAGACATTGCTAAATACATCATGGGTCGAATCACTACCTGATTATTGATTGCTATTGGCCGGTCTTTAATGCTGTGCATGCCTAAAATTGCAGACTGGGGCTCGTTGATTATTGGAGTGCTCATCAAGGAACCAAAAATACCTCCATTGGTTATTGTAAAGGTACCACCACTCATTTCATCTAAACTCAATTTATTATTGCGAGCTTTTTCCGCAAGGTTTTTTAATTGTAATTCTATTTCATAAAATTTTAAAGATTCTACATTGCGAATGGGTGGAACCACTAAACCATTAGGTGTTGAGATTGCAATGGAAATATCCGTAAAATCATGGTAAATTAAATCTTCACCAACTAGTTGAGCATTTACCTCAGGCATTTGTAATAATACAGCACTACAGGCTTTAGCAAATAAGGACATGAATCCGATTTTAACCCCATAGCGTTTTAGATATTCTTCATTGTATCGACTGCGCAATTCCATCAAGGCCGTCATGTCCACTTCATTAAAAGTTGTTAACATGGCAGTTTCATTTTTTGCAGCCACTAAATGTTTTGCAATGCTGCGCCTCATGCGTGACATCTTAACTACCCTAGTATTTCTGGAAAACAAAGCAGGATTTGTCAGGATGTTGGAACTAATTTTTTCAGCTTTTTGTTTAGACTCCAGACCCTGAATAACAGCGGCTTTGGTTATGCGCCCGTCTTTACCGCTAGGCTGAATTTGTTCGGTTTTTAAATTGTTTTCCTCCATCATTTTGGCTGCCGAAGGAGATGCAAGTCCTTTTGCATAATGCGAGGATTCTGCTTTTGGATCTTTAGGCAATTCAGTTTTAACTGCTTTTTTCTCAATTTCCGGTAAAGAGATGGATTCGTTTAGTACACTTGTATCAATTTGTGCAACCAAAGCACCAATTTTTAAATCTTCGCCTTCCTTGGCTTTGTGAATTAATCGTCCGCTGGCTTCTGATGGAAATTCGAGAGTGGCTTTATCGGATTCAAATTCGCACAATGCTTCATCGAGATTTACGATGCTGTTATCTGCTTTTAGCCATTTAGAAAGGGTCACTTCTGAAATGGATTCTCCAATTGCGGGTACCCTAAGGTCAATAAGACTCATTTTTTAAATTGTACTCAAAGGTATTTCAATTTGAGCAAGAAAAAACCAAGGTTTAGATCGGTCTAAAATTCATTTAAATAACGAGGAAGCAAGTCGGGAAATTTTTCCGGCGGACAAGCAAAACAAGGAATGCCTAAAGCAGACAGGTTTTTTGCAATTTGTAAATCGTAATCTGGAGTCCCTTCATCACTTAAACTTAGTAAGCTTATAATTTTGCTTCCACCTTGTAGAATTTGCTGGCAAGTTGCATACAGTTCATTTTTATTTCCATATTCATACAAATCGCTGATCAAAAAAATAATGCATTCCTTTACATTTCGGATCTGTTGTTGTGTGTATTGCATGGCTCGAGCAATATCGGTTCCACCGCCACAAGGAACACTGAATAGAATATCTACCGGATCCTGGTATGCATTTGTTAGATCAGTAATTTCAGTATCAAAGAAAATCAAATGGGTTTGGATACTTTTCAAA
Protein-coding sequences here:
- the odhB gene encoding 2-oxoglutarate dehydrogenase complex dihydrolipoyllysine-residue succinyltransferase; this translates as MSLIDLRVPAIGESISEVTLSKWLKADNSIVNLDEALCEFESDKATLEFPSEASGRLIHKAKEGEDLKIGALVAQIDTSVLNESISLPEIEKKAVKTELPKDPKAESSHYAKGLASPSAAKMMEENNLKTEQIQPSGKDGRITKAAVIQGLESKQKAEKISSNILTNPALFSRNTRVVKMSRMRRSIAKHLVAAKNETAMLTTFNEVDMTALMELRSRYNEEYLKRYGVKIGFMSLFAKACSAVLLQMPEVNAQLVGEDLIYHDFTDISIAISTPNGLVVPPIRNVESLKFYEIELQLKNLAEKARNNKLSLDEMSGGTFTITNGGIFGSLMSTPIINEPQSAILGMHSIKDRPIAINNQVVIRPMMYLAMSYDHRVIDGSSSVTFLVKLKDLLEDPVKLFLEI